A stretch of the Papaver somniferum cultivar HN1 chromosome 6, ASM357369v1, whole genome shotgun sequence genome encodes the following:
- the LOC113288521 gene encoding nucleobase-ascorbate transporter 7-like: MTGGGKIEDFSPHPVKEQLPGIEYCVTSHPCWPEAIILGFQHYLVMLGITVLIPSFLVPQMGGGDFEKAIVIQTLLFAAGVNTLLQTWFGTRLPAVIGGSFTYILPTIIIINSPRYQGIVDPHQRFIQTMRGVQGALIIASFFQIVVGFLGFWRIVVRFLSPLSAVPLVTLAGLGLYTIGFPLLARCMELGLPALVLLVLVSQYGPRTLLSKRVIFDRFAVIIVLAFIWLLALILTVSGAYKHASPATQFTCRTDGSGLLSATPWIRFPLPLQWGKPTFQAGEAFAMMAASFAALIESTGTFIAVSRYGSATPIPPSILSRGVGWQGIGILISGLLGTLTGSSASVENAGLLALTRVGSRRVVQISACFMLFFSILGKFGALFASIPMPIIAAFYCVLFAYVASAGIGFLQFCNLNSFRTKFILGFSIFMGFSVPQYFNQTLVLTGHGPVNTNSISFNVILNVIFSSHATVAAITAYFLDCTLYRKDSAVRRDCGLVWWDKFRYYERDTRSEEFYSLPYNLGKHFPSF, encoded by the exons ATGACAGGAGGTGGGAAGATTGAAGATTTTTCACCACACCCTGTGAAGGAACAATTGCCTGGAATTGAGTATTGTGTCACTAGTCATCCTTGTTGGC CGGAAGCTATAATCTTGGGATTTCAGCATTATTTAGTAATGCTTGGCATTACAGTTCTCATCCCCAGCTTCCTTGTCCCTCAAATGGGTGGTGGTGAT TTTGAGAAAGCAATTGTAATACAGACTTTACTCTTTGCGGCTGGAGTGAACACACTTCTGCAAACTTGGTTTGGTACTCGTCTTCCTGCAGTAATTGGGGGTTCTTTCACGTACATACTTCCCACGATTATCATTATCAATTCGCCTAGATATCAAGGGATTGTAGATCCCCACCAGAGATTTATTCAGACCATGAGAGGAGTACAAGGTGCCCTCATAATTGCATCATTTTTCCAGATAGTTGTTGGATTCTTAGGATTTTGGAGAATTGTCGTCAG GTTTTTAAGTCCTCTATCAGCGGTTCCGCTTGTGACACTTGCCGGTCTTGGGCTATATACGATCGGTTTCCCACTG TTGGCAAGATGTATGGAACTTGGGCTTCCCGCCCTGGTTTTGCTGGTCTTAGTTTCCCAG TATGGCCCTCGTACATTACTCTCGAAGAGAGTTATCTTCGATCGCTTTGCAGTGATTATAGTGCTGGCATTCATATGGCTTCTTGCATTAATTCTAACAGTAAGTGGTGCATACAAGCATGCATCTCCAGCAACGCAGTTTACTTGTCGCACTGACGGTTCAGGACTCCTCAGCGCTACTCCATG GATAAGATTTCCTTTACCATTACAATGGGGAAAGCCAACATTTCAAGCTGGAGAAGCTTTTGCAATGATGGCCGCGTCTTTTGCTGCTCTTATTGAG TCTACAGGTACATTTATTGCAGTGTCAAGATATGGGAGTGCAACACCTATACCACCTTCTATTCTTAGTCGTGGAGTTGGCTGGCAG GGAATCGGGATTCTAATAAGTGGGTTGCTTGGCACATTGACTGGTTCTTCAGCATCAGT TGAAAATGCAGGTCTTTTGGCATTGACACGAGTTGGCAGTCGAAGAGTCGTTCAGATATCTGCGTGCTTTATGCTCTTCTTTTCTATATTAG GCAAGTTCGGAGCACTCTTCGCTTCTATCCCAATGCCAATAATTGCAGCCTTCTATTGCGTTTTATTCGCCTATGTTG CTTCTGCAGGTATTGGATTCTTACAGTTCTGCAATCTCAATAGTTTTCGGACAAAGTTCATTCTAGGCTTCTCTATCTTCATGGGCTTTTCAGTGCCACAATATTTCAACCAAACTCTCGTGCTTACTGGTCATGGTCCTGTTAACACTAACTCCATTTCG TTCAATGTTATCCTGAATGTGATCTTCTCATCCCATGCAACGGTAGCCGCCATAACTGCCTACTTCTTAGATTGCACACTCTACCGCAAGGACAGTGCAGTGCGCAGAGATTGTGGTTTGGTCTGGTGGGATAAGTTCAGATATTATGAAAGAGATACCAGAAGCGAGGAATTTTATTCACTTCCTTACAATCTCGGCAAACATTTCCCATCATTTTAG